A single Alteribacter lacisalsi DNA region contains:
- a CDS encoding DUF5327 family protein yields MNISARTVTAKMDDELNRIKAKVAAGDVSDNRFKEHVTALRTYCDLLLASEPDASSPASAPTSWTPPSSSSEREQSAMEILERQRMMGDLDDRPAKPAPKKANKNIYDSDEHGSSDNLLDF; encoded by the coding sequence ATGAATATATCTGCACGCACAGTCACAGCAAAAATGGATGACGAACTGAACCGTATAAAAGCGAAGGTGGCCGCTGGCGATGTATCAGACAACCGCTTTAAAGAGCATGTTACAGCCCTTCGCACATACTGCGATCTGCTGCTTGCATCGGAACCGGATGCTTCATCGCCCGCATCAGCTCCTACGTCATGGACGCCCCCGTCCAGTTCATCTGAACGAGAGCAATCTGCAATGGAGATCCTTGAGCGGCAGCGGATGATGGGTGACCTTGATGACCGCCCGGCCAAGCCTGCCCCGAAAAAAGCGAATAAAAACATTTACGACAGTGATGAACACGGCAGCAGCGACAACCTGCTCGATTTCTGA
- a CDS encoding sensor histidine kinase codes for MFQTLKSKLLIFFLLVTFIPLLVIGIMGYLTQKNELTANLEDSLSAHTSGMSAEIEGFIRERLYDVEYLARNPVLMDNEASSQEMRQQFNQFVNVHDLYFGVVMTNTDGIVIADTNDDTVGADVTNRDWFNRSMEGEAYVSEMYYSPVINESVIVLSAPVYNYQGEMTGIITPLFDLDELTSTMQNFNREQQAGDSDTYAFLINGSGEVISHPDPDKSLSVNYFERFDTSREELQTVIDSEGLITYDSEVHALRKISTMPGFQNDWYAGVAAEKDDFYAPLSRLLNQYLIVFGLVLLVVTFAVFRLSRYIVRPVEHLVDVTENVAFGSKKTPKYVQAYEEVNRLNYTFDNMTRKLEERERGHRKSSLVLDTTDNGVFAMNRLNGQVTMFNRQSEKVFGISRNQVIGAKGCAVSKESDAFKAFLGAADLVSLLGKEQIRRKDEIECDIHGDKRYFYVSVTSLPTLTDPSDHEEMLVVFHDLTEKRKMENELVRSEKLKIVGEMAAGVAHEIRNPLATIRGFMQLFDSSSEAAKENRKYYNLIIKEIDRVNDICNDLMNIANPNGTKKAQDTNLELVLDDMLLLHQSQFRHRDIRVNTYFHGRLPSVHLDVSRIQQVFLNLIQNAAEAMDGGGGRLTISTTFRKNDQIIVITFADTGEGMDEETLSRLGTPFYTTKETGTGLGLTTSYRIIEELGGQVLVTSERGIGTTFTVHIPAVPENGMDSQGENTP; via the coding sequence ATGTTTCAGACGCTAAAATCGAAACTGCTCATTTTCTTCCTGCTCGTAACGTTTATTCCTCTTCTTGTGATCGGCATTATGGGGTATCTCACACAGAAAAATGAACTGACCGCAAACCTTGAAGATTCCCTTTCGGCCCACACATCAGGTATGAGTGCAGAGATTGAAGGGTTTATTAGAGAGCGGCTGTATGATGTGGAGTACCTGGCACGAAACCCGGTCCTTATGGACAATGAAGCGAGCAGCCAGGAAATGAGACAGCAGTTCAATCAATTTGTAAATGTTCATGATCTTTACTTCGGTGTTGTCATGACCAATACGGACGGAATCGTCATTGCAGACACGAACGACGACACAGTCGGCGCCGATGTGACCAACAGAGACTGGTTTAACCGCTCAATGGAGGGAGAGGCCTATGTTTCAGAGATGTATTACTCTCCTGTCATTAATGAGTCCGTCATCGTGCTTTCAGCGCCGGTCTACAATTATCAAGGTGAAATGACCGGGATTATTACACCTCTATTTGACCTGGATGAACTCACAAGTACGATGCAGAATTTCAATCGGGAACAGCAGGCCGGCGATTCAGATACATATGCATTTCTCATTAACGGCAGCGGGGAAGTGATTTCCCATCCCGATCCTGATAAAAGTCTGTCTGTGAATTATTTTGAGCGTTTCGACACCTCCCGTGAAGAGCTCCAAACCGTCATCGACAGTGAGGGCCTCATTACATATGATTCGGAAGTGCATGCCTTAAGGAAAATTTCCACTATGCCCGGATTTCAGAATGACTGGTACGCAGGCGTAGCCGCAGAGAAAGATGATTTCTATGCTCCACTGAGCCGGCTCCTGAATCAGTATCTGATTGTATTCGGACTTGTGCTCCTCGTCGTCACGTTTGCGGTTTTCAGGCTCTCACGCTACATCGTAAGACCCGTTGAACATCTCGTGGATGTTACGGAAAACGTGGCGTTTGGCTCGAAGAAAACGCCTAAATACGTGCAGGCGTATGAAGAAGTAAACCGGCTTAATTATACGTTTGACAACATGACCAGAAAGCTTGAGGAACGGGAGCGGGGGCACCGGAAAAGCTCACTTGTTCTGGACACCACAGACAACGGTGTTTTTGCTATGAACCGTCTGAACGGGCAAGTCACGATGTTTAACAGGCAGAGCGAGAAAGTGTTCGGCATCAGCCGTAATCAGGTGATCGGCGCCAAAGGCTGCGCCGTTTCAAAGGAATCAGATGCTTTCAAAGCTTTTCTCGGAGCCGCAGATCTGGTCTCCCTTCTGGGAAAAGAGCAGATCCGCCGTAAAGATGAAATTGAATGTGACATACACGGAGATAAGCGTTACTTTTATGTGAGCGTTACCTCCCTGCCAACACTGACCGATCCATCCGATCATGAGGAGATGCTTGTGGTTTTTCACGACCTGACTGAAAAGAGGAAAATGGAAAATGAACTTGTACGGTCTGAAAAACTGAAAATTGTCGGTGAGATGGCAGCCGGTGTTGCCCATGAAATACGAAACCCGCTCGCCACCATTCGCGGTTTTATGCAGCTGTTTGACAGCAGCAGTGAAGCAGCAAAGGAAAATAGGAAATATTACAACCTGATTATTAAGGAAATTGATCGGGTGAATGACATCTGCAACGACCTGATGAACATTGCAAACCCGAATGGAACCAAAAAGGCACAGGATACGAACCTTGAGCTCGTTCTGGATGATATGCTGCTGCTTCACCAGTCCCAGTTCCGCCACAGGGATATCCGGGTAAACACCTACTTTCACGGCCGCCTTCCTTCGGTCCATCTGGACGTGAGCAGGATCCAGCAGGTCTTTTTAAACCTGATTCAGAACGCAGCTGAGGCAATGGATGGTGGAGGGGGAAGACTGACCATCAGTACAACCTTCCGCAAAAACGATCAGATAATCGTCATTACCTTTGCGGATACAGGTGAAGGAATGGATGAGGAGACCCTCAGCAGGCTCGGAACGCCGTTTTATACAACAAAAGAGACCGGCACCGGTCTCGGCCTTACGACCAGTTACCGCATTATTGAAGAGCTGGGCGGCCAGGTGCTCGTCACATCTGAGAGAGGGATCGGCACCACCTTTACTGTCCATATCCCCGCCGTGCCTGAGAACGGCATGGACAGCCAAGGCGAAAACACCCCCTGA
- a CDS encoding NAD(P)-dependent oxidoreductase, translated as MTQNVGFIGAGVMGRSMCTHLIEAGYHVHLYTRTKSKAEPLIKKGAAWCSTPGEAAEKSDIVITIVGYPEDVTEVYHGTEGILANAKPGTRCVDMTTSTPKLAQALCEEGKKRGIPVFDAPVSGGDIGAREKRLAIMAGGDEAEFEAVLPVLSCLGTNIVYQGPAGSGQHTKMCNQIAIAGTMTGAGEALAYAYKAGLDPEKVLQSIETGAAGSWTLSNLVPRMIKEDFSPGFFIKHFIKDMGIAIEAAEEMNLETPGLHLAKELYTQLAEGGEENAGTQAIIKYYMDQR; from the coding sequence GTGACACAGAACGTTGGATTTATCGGAGCAGGTGTAATGGGAAGAAGCATGTGCACGCACCTGATCGAAGCAGGCTATCACGTGCATCTTTATACCAGAACAAAAAGCAAGGCCGAGCCGCTCATAAAAAAAGGTGCAGCCTGGTGCAGCACGCCCGGTGAGGCGGCAGAAAAAAGCGATATTGTAATTACCATCGTAGGCTATCCCGAGGATGTGACAGAAGTATATCACGGCACAGAGGGGATTCTTGCCAATGCCAAGCCGGGCACCCGCTGCGTGGATATGACCACCTCAACACCGAAACTTGCACAGGCTCTTTGTGAAGAGGGGAAAAAGCGGGGCATCCCTGTTTTTGATGCCCCGGTCTCAGGCGGCGATATCGGAGCGAGGGAGAAGCGTCTCGCTATTATGGCTGGCGGCGACGAAGCCGAATTCGAAGCTGTACTGCCGGTCCTGTCGTGCCTTGGGACAAATATTGTCTATCAGGGCCCGGCCGGCAGCGGACAGCATACGAAAATGTGCAACCAGATTGCCATAGCCGGCACGATGACCGGCGCAGGTGAGGCACTTGCCTATGCTTATAAGGCCGGTCTCGATCCTGAGAAGGTGCTTCAGAGTATTGAAACGGGCGCGGCTGGAAGTTGGACGCTCAGTAACCTTGTTCCCCGGATGATTAAAGAGGATTTCAGTCCCGGCTTTTTTATCAAGCATTTTATAAAGGATATGGGAATCGCCATTGAAGCAGCGGAAGAAATGAATCTCGAGACCCCAGGTCTCCACTTGGCAAAGGAACTGTACACACAACTGGCTGAAGGTGGAGAGGAAAACGCGGGCACGCAGGCTATTATCAAATATTACATGGACCAGAGATAA
- a CDS encoding cell wall hydrolase, translated as MAVIKTNSSDIDLLARLMRAEAEGEGELGMLKAGNVMVNRVRVRCSDFEDINDVERMVYQSPGGFEAVQKGYFYQRARERDKRRARRLVQGERFGIAEHALWFYRPDGDCPPEWFGQPNTGRYKLHCFFQPTYEECQEIFNTF; from the coding sequence ATCGCCGTAATCAAAACGAATTCCAGTGACATTGATCTTCTTGCCAGACTGATGAGGGCAGAAGCGGAAGGCGAAGGCGAACTGGGCATGCTCAAAGCAGGTAATGTCATGGTCAACCGTGTCAGGGTACGCTGCTCTGATTTTGAGGATATCAACGATGTTGAGCGAATGGTATATCAGTCACCGGGCGGTTTTGAAGCGGTGCAGAAAGGCTATTTCTACCAGCGGGCACGGGAGCGGGATAAACGCCGGGCAAGACGGCTCGTTCAGGGAGAACGGTTCGGCATTGCCGAGCATGCCCTCTGGTTTTACCGCCCTGACGGGGACTGCCCGCCTGAATGGTTCGGTCAGCCGAATACAGGCCGTTACAAGCTTCACTGCTTTTTTCAGCCGACTTACGAAGAGTGTCAGGAGATCTTTAATACGTTTTAG
- a CDS encoding NAD-dependent epimerase/dehydratase family protein — protein sequence MKTALVAGATGLVGQALVRELLSRNTYSRIILPSRRETPFRNEPSVEEVILSYEDLEEETLSADDIFICLGTTIKKAGSKQAFEKVDYHFPLAIAMQARRNGASQLAVISAIGADKDSAFFYSRVKGNLEEALVMIGYPSLHILRPSLLTGPRSEFRFGEKAAEWITRPMGFAMIGPLEKYRPVHAEDVAAAMHAVCQEDSSGVHIYQSDQINHLAQVVKEKTALLNQKQKGE from the coding sequence GTGAAAACTGCATTGGTAGCCGGCGCCACTGGTCTTGTTGGTCAGGCGCTTGTCAGGGAACTGCTCAGCCGGAATACATACAGCAGGATCATCCTGCCGTCCAGACGTGAGACACCGTTTAGGAATGAACCGTCAGTCGAAGAAGTGATTTTGTCCTATGAGGATCTTGAAGAGGAGACCCTTTCCGCCGATGATATTTTCATCTGTCTCGGCACAACCATTAAGAAAGCAGGATCAAAACAAGCATTTGAAAAAGTCGATTATCATTTCCCACTTGCCATCGCAATGCAGGCACGCAGAAATGGGGCATCGCAGCTTGCTGTGATCTCAGCAATCGGTGCGGACAAGGATTCGGCCTTTTTTTACAGCCGGGTGAAAGGGAATCTCGAGGAAGCGCTCGTGATGATCGGCTATCCGTCTCTGCATATTCTCCGTCCGTCTCTTCTTACCGGCCCGCGCAGTGAATTCAGGTTCGGGGAAAAAGCGGCAGAATGGATCACCAGGCCGATGGGCTTTGCCATGATTGGTCCGCTTGAAAAGTACAGACCCGTCCACGCAGAGGATGTAGCCGCCGCCATGCACGCCGTTTGCCAGGAGGACTCAAGCGGTGTTCATATTTATCAGTCTGACCAGATTAATCACCTCGCCCAGGTCGTCAAAGAAAAAACAGCACTGCTCAACCAAAAACAGAAAGGGGAATAA
- a CDS encoding cell wall hydrolase, with protein sequence MAVIKANSNDIALLARLIRAEAEGEGELGMLKAGNVMVNRVRVRCSDFKDINSVERMVYQSPGGFEAVQKGYFYQRARERDKRRARRLVNGERFGIAEHALWFYRPDGDCPPEWFGQPNTGRYKLHCFFQPTYGECEEIYNTF encoded by the coding sequence ATGGCGGTGATCAAAGCAAACTCAAATGATATCGCCCTTCTCGCCCGGCTTATCCGTGCGGAAGCCGAAGGGGAAGGTGAACTGGGCATGCTCAAAGCCGGCAACGTAATGGTGAATCGGGTGCGGGTGCGCTGTTCGGATTTCAAGGATATTAATAGCGTGGAGCGAATGGTCTATCAGTCTCCCGGCGGTTTTGAGGCTGTGCAGAAAGGCTATTTTTATCAGCGGGCACGGGAGCGGGATAAGCGCAGGGCACGGAGACTTGTCAACGGCGAGCGTTTCGGCATTGCCGAGCATGCGCTCTGGTTTTACCGGCCTGACGGGGACTGCCCGCCGGAATGGTTCGGCCAGCCGAATACAGGCCGCTATAAACTTCACTGTTTCTTCCAGCCAACTTACGGAGAATGTGAGGAAATATATAACACGTTTTAG
- a CDS encoding iron chaperone: protein METFEEFIQQIDHPDHRDRMEEVLGWVKEKYPQLEEKIAWKQPMFTDHGTFILGFSVSKKHIAVAPERVAIDHFSDQIKQAGYDHTKEIIRIKWNQQVDYALLGNMIEFNIKDKADCSTFWRK from the coding sequence ATGGAAACATTTGAAGAATTTATTCAGCAGATCGACCACCCGGATCACCGGGATCGTATGGAAGAAGTGCTGGGCTGGGTAAAAGAGAAGTATCCGCAATTAGAGGAGAAGATTGCGTGGAAGCAGCCGATGTTTACCGATCACGGCACGTTTATTCTGGGCTTCAGCGTCTCAAAAAAACATATAGCCGTGGCGCCTGAAAGAGTAGCGATCGATCACTTTTCCGATCAGATTAAGCAGGCCGGCTACGATCATACAAAGGAAATTATACGAATCAAATGGAACCAGCAGGTTGATTATGCATTACTCGGGAACATGATTGAATTCAACATTAAGGATAAGGCAGACTGCTCTACCTTCTGGCGGAAATAA
- a CDS encoding DUF423 domain-containing protein: protein MKLFLILGSLNGFLFVALGAFGAHALKDRLEQTGYLKTFETAVQYHMIHALALIAVAILTKHLASTGLVHGAGWAFLIGIILFSGSLYALSLTGIRVLGAITPLGGVAFLTGWVLLMIAAFNQS from the coding sequence GTGAAGCTTTTTCTCATTCTCGGAAGTCTGAACGGATTTCTATTTGTCGCACTCGGTGCATTTGGAGCACACGCGCTCAAAGACCGTCTTGAGCAGACCGGGTACTTAAAGACGTTTGAAACGGCTGTTCAGTATCATATGATTCACGCACTGGCACTTATTGCAGTAGCGATCCTTACGAAACATCTTGCATCAACCGGACTTGTTCATGGGGCAGGCTGGGCTTTTCTGATCGGCATCATTCTTTTTTCCGGAAGCCTTTATGCCTTGAGCCTTACAGGTATCCGGGTTCTCGGTGCGATCACGCCTCTTGGCGGTGTTGCCTTCCTGACAGGCTGGGTGCTTCTCATGATCGCAGCATTTAACCAGTCTTAA
- the gerQ gene encoding spore coat protein GerQ: MYHQYPSFGQSGYRTNGQGMGFGQNGQQFLPGTPEPPPPQFSQQQAGQQTGPFGLTAQMPGQLPIEQSYIENILRLNRGKVGTFYMTYEFNEKWNAKIFKGVVEAAGRDHIIISDPQTDKRYLLLMVNLDYVTFDEPLEYDYPFDDGPGAQQLAQYSPR; this comes from the coding sequence ATGTATCATCAGTATCCATCGTTTGGACAGAGTGGGTATCGCACGAACGGCCAGGGCATGGGATTCGGCCAGAACGGCCAGCAGTTCCTTCCGGGAACTCCTGAACCGCCTCCGCCGCAGTTCTCCCAGCAGCAGGCCGGCCAGCAGACCGGTCCGTTCGGCTTGACTGCACAGATGCCGGGGCAGCTTCCGATCGAACAGTCTTATATTGAAAACATCCTCCGCTTAAACCGCGGAAAAGTCGGCACGTTTTACATGACATATGAGTTTAACGAAAAGTGGAATGCCAAGATTTTTAAAGGGGTTGTAGAAGCAGCCGGGCGGGATCATATCATCATCAGTGATCCGCAGACCGACAAGCGGTACCTCCTCCTTATGGTCAACCTTGATTACGTCACGTTTGATGAGCCGCTTGAGTATGATTATCCGTTTGATGACGGCCCCGGTGCCCAGCAGCTCGCCCAGTACAGCCCACGGTAA
- a CDS encoding GNAT family N-acetyltransferase, with translation MIHVRPYTVEDYESLLAIQKEAFPPPFPEELWWSKDQIKAHVDTFPEGALIAEVDGQPAGSATGLIVKWTGRPHTWEDAAGGGYITAHDPDGDTLYGIDVCVSPRFRGRGVAGALYEARKKLVADLGLTRFVAGCRIPGYHEHAGFMTPEEYMEEVASGRLKDLVLSFAMKNGMTPLQVIRDYLDDEESHNCAVMVEWQRETD, from the coding sequence ATGATTCACGTCAGACCGTATACAGTCGAAGATTACGAGTCTCTGCTGGCAATTCAGAAAGAAGCGTTCCCACCTCCTTTTCCCGAGGAGCTGTGGTGGTCCAAAGATCAAATTAAAGCTCATGTGGATACGTTTCCCGAAGGAGCGCTCATTGCCGAAGTGGATGGTCAGCCAGCCGGCTCGGCTACAGGGCTGATCGTGAAGTGGACAGGCAGGCCTCACACGTGGGAGGATGCGGCAGGTGGCGGATATATCACCGCACACGATCCTGACGGGGATACACTATACGGCATTGACGTGTGCGTCAGCCCCCGGTTCCGCGGCAGAGGTGTGGCCGGTGCTCTTTACGAGGCGAGAAAAAAGCTGGTTGCTGATCTTGGGCTCACCCGGTTTGTGGCAGGCTGCAGAATCCCCGGGTACCATGAGCATGCCGGTTTTATGACTCCAGAAGAATACATGGAAGAAGTGGCTTCAGGGCGTCTGAAAGATCTGGTACTCAGCTTTGCCATGAAAAACGGCATGACCCCCCTCCAGGTAATCCGGGATTACCTGGACGACGAAGAGTCGCATAACTGCGCGGTAATGGTAGAGTGGCAAAGGGAAACCGATTAA
- a CDS encoding enoyl-CoA hydratase/isomerase family protein — MNTYKTISYDVGDGTGTITLNRPEVKNALNEAMHEELYEALQQARSDESVRAIVITGTDGAFSSGADLKSIPLEKLEYFDHGEYLERTYNPLVKLLDAINKPTIAYMNGTAAGAGLSIALACDFRAAEHDAKLALSFMKIGLVPDAGASYFLPRLVGLSKALELSLGEAISAEEAFRIGLIHKIGSPDDLTETLKGVPPTAYANMKNNMKCGLHLSLDEVLEEEKKGQQQAGKSAEHREALMQFLNSRKQKK, encoded by the coding sequence TTGAATACGTATAAAACGATTTCGTACGACGTAGGAGACGGCACCGGAACAATTACACTGAACCGGCCGGAAGTGAAAAACGCCTTGAACGAGGCGATGCACGAGGAGCTCTACGAGGCCCTTCAGCAGGCTCGCTCGGATGAAAGCGTCCGGGCCATTGTGATTACCGGAACCGACGGTGCCTTCAGTTCGGGAGCTGACCTGAAGAGCATCCCTCTTGAAAAGCTGGAGTATTTTGATCACGGTGAATATCTTGAACGTACGTACAACCCTCTTGTAAAACTGCTTGACGCCATTAACAAGCCGACGATTGCCTACATGAACGGCACGGCTGCCGGAGCCGGGCTGAGCATTGCCCTTGCCTGTGATTTCCGCGCTGCTGAACACGATGCAAAGCTGGCCCTCAGTTTCATGAAAATCGGACTTGTCCCTGACGCAGGTGCTTCTTATTTTCTTCCTCGTCTAGTAGGGCTTTCCAAGGCACTTGAACTTTCACTGGGTGAGGCCATCAGTGCGGAGGAGGCGTTCCGCATCGGCCTGATCCACAAGATCGGCAGTCCTGACGACCTGACCGAAACACTGAAGGGCGTCCCTCCTACCGCGTACGCAAATATGAAAAACAACATGAAGTGCGGTCTTCATCTCAGCCTTGATGAGGTGCTCGAGGAAGAAAAGAAAGGCCAGCAGCAGGCCGGAAAATCAGCCGAACACCGCGAAGCCCTGATGCAGTTTTTAAACAGCAGAAAACAGAAGAAATAA
- a CDS encoding M3 family oligoendopeptidase, which yields MTQSYRQVWDLEAIFPGGSDSERFQAFLSTLEADINQFQKDLDSKSVPETEDDLFGIVHVLVRAQEISKRVRESGAFVSCLTAQNTKDEGAKLLTGRVKQLSSSYSSIMTSIDELLLGIEDGLWDKLTALEEIKPLTYNLEERRRAAKDKLPGDKEKLIQGLSVDGYHAWGDMYNTIVGRMSIELEKDGKTKPFSVGQAANKMTSKDRSTRQYVAQKWEQAWGDEAELFANTLNHLGGFRLQTYKERGWDDFLKEPLDINRMQKKTLDVMWQTIEKNKPVFTKYLKRKARVLGLEKLDWTDVGAPVTSESEEVPYNQAAEMIVEQFRSFSPKMADFSQKAFDERWIEAESRSDKRPGGFCTSFPVKQQSRIFMTYDGSASNVATLAHELGHAYHQHVMNDLPQMAQRYAMNVAETASTFAEMIVADATVKQASSDEARLQLLDDKLNRSIAFFMNIHARFLFETRFYEERKKGLVSVHRLNEIMLEAQKEAYCDELGSYSPHFWASKLHFHITGVPFYNFPYTFGYLFSMGIYARAEEEGADFEARYIDLLRDTGRMQVEDLAQKHLGEDLTEPEFWQRAIDLVARDVETFIELTE from the coding sequence ATGACACAATCATACCGTCAGGTTTGGGATCTTGAAGCGATCTTTCCAGGAGGAAGCGATTCAGAACGTTTTCAGGCATTTCTCTCCACATTGGAAGCCGATATTAACCAATTTCAAAAAGATCTGGATTCTAAATCAGTACCAGAAACAGAGGATGATCTCTTCGGCATCGTCCACGTACTCGTCCGAGCACAGGAAATCTCCAAACGGGTGAGAGAATCCGGCGCATTTGTCAGCTGCCTGACAGCCCAGAATACGAAAGATGAAGGAGCAAAACTGCTTACGGGCAGAGTAAAACAGCTTTCTTCATCCTACTCCTCTATCATGACTTCGATCGACGAGCTTCTCCTCGGAATTGAGGATGGGCTGTGGGATAAGCTTACAGCTCTCGAAGAAATTAAACCGCTTACATATAACCTGGAAGAACGACGCAGGGCTGCAAAAGATAAGCTTCCGGGAGACAAAGAAAAACTGATTCAAGGTTTGTCCGTTGACGGCTATCACGCCTGGGGTGACATGTACAACACCATTGTCGGCCGGATGAGCATTGAACTTGAAAAAGACGGGAAAACAAAGCCGTTTTCTGTTGGTCAGGCTGCAAATAAAATGACGAGCAAGGACCGGAGTACGCGCCAGTACGTTGCTCAGAAGTGGGAACAAGCGTGGGGAGATGAAGCGGAACTCTTTGCCAACACGCTCAATCATCTGGGCGGATTCCGCCTTCAGACATACAAAGAGCGGGGATGGGATGATTTCCTCAAAGAACCGCTCGATATTAACCGGATGCAGAAAAAGACACTGGACGTGATGTGGCAGACAATCGAAAAGAACAAACCGGTATTCACCAAATATCTGAAGCGCAAAGCCCGGGTTCTCGGCCTAGAGAAACTGGACTGGACCGATGTAGGTGCACCTGTGACGAGCGAATCCGAGGAGGTTCCCTATAATCAAGCCGCGGAAATGATTGTCGAGCAGTTCCGTTCATTCAGCCCGAAGATGGCCGATTTCTCACAAAAAGCATTCGACGAGCGGTGGATTGAAGCGGAAAGCCGCTCCGACAAACGCCCGGGTGGATTCTGTACGAGTTTTCCTGTAAAACAGCAGTCCCGCATTTTCATGACCTATGACGGTTCGGCATCCAATGTGGCCACCCTCGCCCATGAACTGGGCCACGCCTATCATCAGCACGTGATGAACGACCTTCCGCAGATGGCCCAGCGGTATGCCATGAACGTGGCTGAAACAGCGTCGACCTTTGCTGAAATGATCGTAGCAGATGCTACAGTAAAACAGGCATCCTCAGACGAAGCCAGACTGCAGCTTCTGGATGATAAGCTGAACCGCAGTATCGCGTTCTTCATGAACATTCATGCCAGGTTCCTGTTTGAAACACGCTTCTACGAGGAGAGAAAGAAGGGGCTTGTAAGCGTACACCGTCTGAACGAAATTATGCTTGAAGCGCAGAAGGAAGCGTACTGTGATGAACTGGGATCATACTCCCCGCACTTCTGGGCGTCCAAACTGCACTTCCATATAACCGGCGTTCCGTTCTATAACTTCCCGTACACGTTCGGCTATCTGTTCAGCATGGGCATCTACGCCCGCGCGGAAGAGGAGGGAGCGGATTTTGAGGCCCGCTATATCGACCTGCTTCGTGACACTGGCCGCATGCAGGTGGAAGACCTTGCACAGAAACATCTTGGCGAAGACCTCACAGAGCCCGAATTCTGGCAGAGAGCGATCGATCTCGTTGCAAGAGACGTGGAAACGTTTATTGAACTGACAGAATAA
- the hemQ gene encoding hydrogen peroxide-dependent heme synthase produces the protein MAEAAKTLDGWYCLHDFRTMNWAAWRRLESEEREKIIAEFRHLLDKWSTTQEKFEGSHALYSIVGQKADFMIMLLRPTMDELRELETAFNKTRLAEYTIPTYSYVSVVELSNYLPPDVDPETDPEIQARLKPILPRWQYACFYPMDKRRDGDDNWYMLPMEERKSMMRSHGMIGRKYAGKVRQIISGSVGFDDWEWGVTLFAHDVLEFKKLVYEMRFDEVSARYGEFGSFYVGTHLDEDSLPNFLYI, from the coding sequence ATGGCCGAAGCAGCAAAAACCCTTGATGGCTGGTACTGTCTGCATGATTTCCGTACGATGAACTGGGCCGCCTGGCGCCGCCTGGAATCTGAAGAGCGTGAGAAAATCATTGCGGAGTTCCGTCATCTTCTCGACAAATGGAGCACGACGCAGGAGAAATTTGAAGGAAGCCACGCCCTGTACAGCATTGTCGGGCAGAAAGCGGACTTCATGATCATGCTTCTCCGTCCGACAATGGACGAACTGAGAGAGCTTGAGACGGCGTTTAACAAAACCCGTCTGGCTGAATATACAATTCCAACTTACTCTTATGTGTCGGTTGTGGAACTGAGCAACTACCTTCCGCCAGATGTGGATCCTGAAACGGACCCTGAAATCCAGGCCCGCTTAAAGCCGATTCTGCCTCGCTGGCAGTATGCGTGCTTCTATCCGATGGACAAGCGCCGCGACGGTGACGACAACTGGTACATGCTTCCTATGGAAGAGCGGAAGTCCATGATGCGCAGCCACGGCATGATTGGACGCAAGTATGCAGGAAAAGTACGCCAGATTATTTCCGGCTCTGTCGGCTTCGATGACTGGGAATGGGGCGTGACGCTCTTTGCCCACGATGTGCTTGAATTCAAAAAACTCGTCTATGAAATGCGTTTTGACGAAGTGAGCGCCCGCTACGGCGAATTCGGCTCATTTTACGTCGGTACCCACCTGGACGAAGACAGCCTTCCAAACTTCCTTTACATTTAA